In the Cellulomonas sp. C5510 genome, GTAGTTGAGGACGTTGAACGACGCGACGGTCACCTCGGCGTCACCGAGGCCCTCCGGGGCGGCCGTGCGGTCGTCCTCGACCTGCACCGGCACGCTCGTCGGGTCGGCGGGGTCCACCGGCGCCGTCGGGCTGAGCTTCCAGCTGCTGTTCCGGTAGTCCACGACGACGGGCTCGGTGAACGTCACCTGCGCCCCGACGCGCACCGGGTTCTCCAGTGACACGTACGGCGGGGTGAGACCCGAGTTCGCGGCCGAGAGGAAGTTCGTGCTCGCGCCGTCGTCCAGCACGACACCGCGGGCGGCGTTGTCCGCGGACACCGCGGCGTTCTCCGGGGTGCCGGGCGCCGCGACGTCGGTCGGCTGCCGCAGGGGCGCGGTGCCCACGGCCAGGCCGATCTCGCCGTACTGGTGGGTGGTGTAGGTGTTGCTGACCGTCAGGTCGCCCGTCGGCAGGTACAGCATCGACTCGAGCGCCTCGCGCCCAGCGGCGTCCGCCGGCCACGGCGTCGTGACCGGCTCGACGGGAGCGGCCTCGCCCCCGGGCTTCACGAGGCCGGCCGCCGAGGCGACGGTGATCTCCGTGAGGCCCTGGTACTCCGAGACGGCACCGGTCACCTGGACCAGCTCCCCCGGGGCGACGGAGCCCGCCGTCGACGGCGAGAACACGAACACCGCGTCCGACCCCGTCCGGGCGGCGTCACCGCCCGTGCCCGGCGTCTGGATCACGTAGCCGCGGTAGCCGCCGGTCGCGTAGACCGCGGTGACGACTCCGGTCGTCGTCACCGTCGATCCCGCGAGCGGCGAGGCGTCCCCCGTGCCCTGGACCTGCGCGATGGTGTGGGTGTCCTCCGCCGCTGCCGCGGGCACAGCGGCGGCCAGGGGTGCCCCGACCATCGCTCCCGCGGCGGCGAGGCTCGCCGCCCACCTCGTGCGTGTGCGTACAGCGCTCACCGATCTTCTCCGATCCCCGGGGGCACGACGGCCCGCGTCACAGGGCCCAGTCACAGACGTGACTCAGCCGAGTGACAACGTATGGGCGGTATGTCCGGATAGGCAACCACCCCCGGGGAACACGCGGGTGGCGGGAGCGTGAACACCACGACTGCACAGGACCCGGTGCCGGGCCGAGGTCGTCCGTCCGGGCTGACGACCTCGGACGGGCGTGGCGGCGCCGACGGCGCCGACGCGGGCGCCGGGCGCGCGGACGCCGGCCGCGCGGACGCCGGGCGCGCGGCCGGCCCGGCGCGGCGGCACACGGCGACGGCCCCGGCCGCACACCCCGTCGGGGGCGGCGGCCGGGGCCGTCGGGACGTGGCCCGCCTACGCGCGCAGGGTCGCGCCGAACCGGCGCTCCGCCTCCGCCACCACGGCGGCGCGCACGGCCGCCGTCTCGTCGGCGGTCAGCGTCCGGTCCGCGGCGCGCAGCCGCAGCGCGAACGCCAGCGACCGCCGTCCGGCGCCGACCTGCTCGCCGGAGTACACGTCGAACAGGCGCGCGCTCTCCAGGACGTCCCCCGCCGTGCTCGCGGACGCCCCCGCCCGCACGGCCTCGAGGACGTCCGCGACCGGCACGGAGTCCGGCACCACCAGGGCGACGTCCTCCTTCGCGACGGGGTAGGTCGACACCTCGCGTGCGGCCACCTCGGTGCGCGGCGCCGCCGCGAGCAGCACGTCGAGGTCCACCTCGAACGCGCACGCCCGCACCGGCAGGCCGAGCGTCGTGACGACCGCGGGGTGCAGCTCACCGGCGTGGCCGACCAGTACGCCGTCCGCCGTGGTCACGCGGGCGCAGCGCCCGGGGTGCCACGGCGCGGTCGAGGCGTCGGCCTCCAGGCGCACGTCGACGCCCAGCGTCTCGGCGAGCAGGCGCACCGCGTCGATCGCGTCGACGTGGTCCGCCGGGCGCCCGGGACCCCACCAGCCGGCGGGCTCCCGCAGCCCCGTGAGGACGCCGGCGACGTGCCGCGGCTGCGCGGGCACCGCCGCGCGGATCGCGTCGAGCACCTCCGGCGCGGGGCGCTCGGCGACAGGCGGGACCGGTGCCGGGGACGTCCCCGCGACGGGCCGCGTCACCGCGCCGACCTCGAACACCGCGAGGTCCGTGGTGCCGCGGGCGACGTTGCGCCGCGCGGTCTCCAGCAGCGTCACCAGCAGCGAGCTGCGCAGGTACGGCTGCTCCTCCGACAGCGGGTTCGCCAGCCGGAGCAGGGCGCGCCGTGCGTCGTCCTCCGGCAGGGCCAGCGCGTCGAGCTGGGCGGTGCCGACGAACGGGTAGGACAGCGTCTCGACCCACCCGGAGTCCGCGAGCACCTGCGCCACCCGGCGGCGCCGGCGCTGGGCCACGGTCAGGCCGAGCCCCACCGGCGAGCGCGGGACCACCGAGGGGATCGCGTCGTAGCCGTGCAGCCGCGCGACCTCCTCGACCAGGTCCACGGGGGCGGTGAGGTCCGGGCGCCACGTGGGCACGGTCACCGGCAGCACCGTGTCCGCGCCCGTCCCGGCGGGCTCGCCGACCGTGCAGCCGATCGCCCGCAGGTGCGTGGCGACCTCCGCGACGTCCAGGTCGAGCCCGATCAGCCGCGACGGGAGGTCGGCGGGCAGCAGCAGCCGCGGCGCCGGACCCGTGCGGTCCACGTCCGTGAGCACCGGGTCGGGCGTCCCGCCGCCGTGCTCCACGAGCAGCTCGACCACGCGCGCGACCGCGACCCGGGGCAGCTGCGGGTCGACCCCGCGCTCGAAGCGCTTGCTCGCCTCGCTGGGCAGCTTGTGCCGCCGCGCGGTGCGGGCGATCGTCACCGGGTCGAAGTGCGCGGCCTCGATCAGCAGGTCGGTCGTCGTGGCCGACACCTCGGTCTCGGCCCCGCCCATGACGCCCGCCAGCCCGAGCACGCGCCCCGCGTCGGGGCCGTCCGTGATGAGCAGGTCCTCCGGGTCGAGCGGCCGGTCCACGCCGTCGAGCGTCGTCAGCCGCTCCCCCGGGCGCGCCCGGCGCACGACGATCGGCGCGCTGAGCGTCGCCAGGTCGTAGGCGTGCAGCGGCTGGCCCAGGTCGAGCATCACGTAGTTGGTCACGTCGACCGCGAGAGAGATCGGGCGCATGCCGGCCTGCGTGAGCCGCTGCTGCAGCCACGCCGGCGACGGCGCGTCGGCCGCGACACCGCGCACGACGCGCGCCACGAACCGGTCGGCACCGGGCACCCCGTGGATCGGGGCGTCGTCGCGGAGCTCCACACCGAAGCCGCCGGTCGTCGCGACGCCGTGGTCGGCCCCCGGCCGCGGCAGGCCGCGGTCCGTGAACACCGCCCCGGTGGCGTGCGCGTACTCCCGTGCGACGCCGCGCATCGCGAAGCAGTACCCGCGGTCCGGGGTCACGTTGATCTCCAGGACCTCCTCGCCGAGCCCCAGGAGGGCGCGCGCGTCGGTCCCGGGCTCCGCGTCGATGCCGAGCTCGGACAGCACGATGATGCCGTCGTGGTCGTCGCCGAGGCCGAGCTCGCGGGACGAGCAGATCATCCCGTCGGACACGTGGCCGTAGGTCTTGCGGGACGCGATGGGGAACGGCCCGGGCAGCACCGTGCCGGGCAGCGCCACGACGACGTGGTCGCCCACGTCGAAGTTGTGCGCGCCGCACACGATGCCGCGCGGTGTGCGGGTGCCGTCCTCCGCGGTGCCGTTGTGGTCACCCACGTCGACCTGGCACCAGTTGATGGTCTTGCCGTTCTTCTGCGGCTCGGGGTGGCGCTCCACCACCCGGCCGACGACGAGCGGACCCGTCACGGCGGCCGGGTGGACGGCCTCCTCCTCGAGGCCGACCCGCACGAGGTCGACCGCCAGCTGCTCGGCCGTGAGGCCCTCGGGGAGCTCGACGTGCTCGGCGAGCCACGTCAGGGGGATGCGAGGCATCAGATCACCGCCCGGAACTGGGTGGAGAAGCGCACGTCGCCCTCCACCATGTCGTGCATGTCCGCGATCTCGTGGCGGAGCATGAGCGTGCGCTCGATGCCCATCCCGAACGCGAAGCCGGAGTAGACGTCGGGGTCGATCCCCGCGGCGAGCAGCACGTTCGGGTTGACCATCCCGCAGCCGCCCCACTCGATCCAGCCGGGGCCGCCCTTCTTCTGCGGGAACCACAGGTCCATCTCGGCGCTCGGCTCGGTGAACGGGAAGAACGACGGCCGCAGGCGCGTGCGGGCCTCCGGGCCGAACATCGCCCGCGCGAAGTGGTCCAGCGTGCCCTTGAGGTGCGCCATGGTCAGGCCCTTGTCGACCGCCAGCCCCTCGACCTGGTGGAACACCGGCGTGTGCGTGGCATCCAGCTCGTCGGTGCGGAACACCCGGCCCGGGCACGCGATGTACACGGGCAGCTCACGCTCCAGGAGGCTGCGCGCCTGCACCGGCGAGGTGTGCGTGCGCAGCACCAGGTGCGGGTCGGGCTCGCCGTCGGGAGCGGCGACGTAGAACGTGTCCTGCATCTGCCGGGCCGGGTGGTCCGGGCCGAAGTTCAGGGCGTCGAAGTTGAACCACTCGGCCTCGACCTCGGGGCCCTCGGCGATCTCCCAGCCCATCGCCACGAACACGTCCGCGACGCGCTCCTGCAGCAGCTCGAGCGGGTGCCGGGCACCCTGCGGGCGCCGGTCGGACGGCAGCGTGACGTCCACGGCCTCCTCGACGAGCACCCGAGCATCGCGCTCGGCGGCCAGCTGCTCCTCGCGCGCGGCGATCGCGGCGTTCAGGCGGCCGCGCGCCTGGCCGACGGTCCGGCCGGCGACGGCCTTGTCCGCCGCGGCGAGGCCGCCGATCGCGCGGTTGGCCAGCGCCAACGGGCTGCGCTCGCCGGTGTGCGCGAGCCGGGCGGCCTTGAGCCCGTCGAGGTCTCGCGCGGCGGCGACGGCCGCCAGGGCGTCGGACAGGGCGTGCTCGACGGCGTCGGCGTCGAGCGGGGACAGGGGTGTGTCGGGCGTGGACATCCGGACCTTCCAGGCGGGATCGGCGGGCCGGGAGGTCGCGCGCACGCGACGACCGGCCGACGGGCGAGTCTAGTGGCGCCCGTGCCGGGGACTCCGGACCGTCCGCCCTGCGGAGGTCAGGTGCCGCGCGTCAGCGCCGCGCCCCGGGCACGGGCCCGGGAAATCGGCGGCTGGTGCGCGGCTGGGACGTCATGCGCGCCATGGTGCCACACCACGCCGCTCAGCCGCCGAGGGCCCAGGAGCCCAGCGGCACGTACAGCGGCCCGCCGGCGCGTCCCTCGCCCGGCCGGGACTCCGCGAGCACGAGGTCCCGCACGGGCCAGGCCGGGCCCCGGTAGACCGCCAGCGCGTGCACGAGGAGGTCGGCCGGGTCCGGGCCCGCGGTCCGGACCCGGCGGCGCGGCCCCCGGGGCGGCACAGCCCGCCCGAGCGTGACGTGGGGCCGCGACCGCACCCTGTCGTCCTGCCGTGCACCCACGGCCTCGCCCGATTCCCGGCACCCGGCCACCAGGCTGTGCACGGCCTCGACCTCCCCGCCGACGCCGGCCCACAGCGTGCGGTGCGCGAAGACGCCGGCCCCCGTCAGCGACAGCCCGAACGGGCTCGTGCCCGCCGCCACCGCCGCGAGCTCCCCCGCCAGCAGCTCGGCCACGCTCTCCCCGACGTCCCCGTAGAACGCGAGCGTCACGTGCCAGTTCTCCGCCGCCGTCCACCGCACCCCTTCCGGACCCGCGCGGCCCGGCGCGCCCTCGGCGTCCACGCCGACAGCCGTCACGAGCGCCGACGCCAGGTGACGACGCACCTCCGGCGTCGGCCACAGACCTGCGAACACGCGCACCCGGCCAGCATGCCGCAGGCGACCGCGCGGCGCCGTGGCGGAGGCCGCCGCGCCCCACGGCCGCATGCGCCGGACGGGCGCGGGCCGGTCAGCGGTGCGCGCGCCGGTCAGCGGTGCGCGCGCCGGTCAGCGGTGCGCGCGCCGGTCAGCGGTGCGCGCGCGAGGACGCGTACAGGCACACGGCCGCGGCCGTCCCCAGGTTGAGCGACTCCGCCCTGCCGCGCAGTGGCACCCGCACGACGGCGTCGGCGAGGTCCCGGTCCGCCGCGGGCAGGCCCCACGCCTCGTTGCCGAACAGCCACGCGGTCGCCGCGCGCAGGTCGGGTTCCCGGTCGGGAGCGGCGGCCGCCGCGGGGTCCACCGGCGCTGCGCCGCCGGCACGGGCAGCGGCGTCCTGCAGGTCGTCGAGGTCCAGGTCGCCCGCGCCGTCCGCCGCGAGCACCGTCAGGCCCGCGCCGCGCACCGCCGCGACCGCCTCGGCCACCGGCACCCCCGAGACCACCGGCAGGTGGAACAGGGAGCCCGCCGTCGACCGGACGACCTTGGGGTTCGTCGCCTCGACGCTGTCACCCGCGATGACGACGGCGTCCGCCCCGGCGGCGTCCGCCACCCGGATGACCGTGCCCGCATTGCCCGGGTCGCGGACCCGCGCCAGCACCGCCACGAGCCGGGGCCGCCCGGCGAGGACCTCGGGCAGCGCCGCCGCGGCCAGCGGCCCGGTCAGCCGCCCCGCTGGGACGGCGTCGGCGGGCAGGTCCACGACCGCGAGCACGCCCTGGGCGTCCGCGGACATCGCGTCCAGCACCGCCGGGGACGCGAGGTGCACGTGCAGGCCGCTCGCGTCCTCGGCGATCTCCGGGTGGCGCTCCACGGCCTCGGGCGTCAGGTAGACGTCCCGCACCAGCCACGGCGTGCACCGCACCGCCTCCCGGACCGCCTGGGGGCCCTCCGCCAGGAACCGGCCCGCCCGGCGCCGACCCGCCCGCGCGACCAGGCCCCGCACGTGCCGCACCCGGTCGGAGTGCAGGTTCGTCAGCAGGGAGGGCCCGCTGCGTGCGGGGTGGTTCACCGGGACGACGGGCGGCAGCTCACGGGACACGTCCCCATCCTCCCGCACTCCCGCACCGGGCTTCGTCCCGGACGACGACGGACCCCCGGCAGCCGCGAGGGCTGCCGGGGGTCCGTCGACGGCACG is a window encoding:
- the pheT gene encoding phenylalanine--tRNA ligase subunit beta, which gives rise to MPRIPLTWLAEHVELPEGLTAEQLAVDLVRVGLEEEAVHPAAVTGPLVVGRVVERHPEPQKNGKTINWCQVDVGDHNGTAEDGTRTPRGIVCGAHNFDVGDHVVVALPGTVLPGPFPIASRKTYGHVSDGMICSSRELGLGDDHDGIIVLSELGIDAEPGTDARALLGLGEEVLEINVTPDRGYCFAMRGVAREYAHATGAVFTDRGLPRPGADHGVATTGGFGVELRDDAPIHGVPGADRFVARVVRGVAADAPSPAWLQQRLTQAGMRPISLAVDVTNYVMLDLGQPLHAYDLATLSAPIVVRRARPGERLTTLDGVDRPLDPEDLLITDGPDAGRVLGLAGVMGGAETEVSATTTDLLIEAAHFDPVTIARTARRHKLPSEASKRFERGVDPQLPRVAVARVVELLVEHGGGTPDPVLTDVDRTGPAPRLLLPADLPSRLIGLDLDVAEVATHLRAIGCTVGEPAGTGADTVLPVTVPTWRPDLTAPVDLVEEVARLHGYDAIPSVVPRSPVGLGLTVAQRRRRRVAQVLADSGWVETLSYPFVGTAQLDALALPEDDARRALLRLANPLSEEQPYLRSSLLVTLLETARRNVARGTTDLAVFEVGAVTRPVAGTSPAPVPPVAERPAPEVLDAIRAAVPAQPRHVAGVLTGLREPAGWWGPGRPADHVDAIDAVRLLAETLGVDVRLEADASTAPWHPGRCARVTTADGVLVGHAGELHPAVVTTLGLPVRACAFEVDLDVLLAAAPRTEVAAREVSTYPVAKEDVALVVPDSVPVADVLEAVRAGASASTAGDVLESARLFDVYSGEQVGAGRRSLAFALRLRAADRTLTADETAAVRAAVVAEAERRFGATLRA
- the pheS gene encoding phenylalanine--tRNA ligase subunit alpha — protein: MSTPDTPLSPLDADAVEHALSDALAAVAAARDLDGLKAARLAHTGERSPLALANRAIGGLAAADKAVAGRTVGQARGRLNAAIAAREEQLAAERDARVLVEEAVDVTLPSDRRPQGARHPLELLQERVADVFVAMGWEIAEGPEVEAEWFNFDALNFGPDHPARQMQDTFYVAAPDGEPDPHLVLRTHTSPVQARSLLERELPVYIACPGRVFRTDELDATHTPVFHQVEGLAVDKGLTMAHLKGTLDHFARAMFGPEARTRLRPSFFPFTEPSAEMDLWFPQKKGGPGWIEWGGCGMVNPNVLLAAGIDPDVYSGFAFGMGIERTLMLRHEIADMHDMVEGDVRFSTQFRAVI
- a CDS encoding RNA methyltransferase, producing the protein MTNLHSDRVRHVRGLVARAGRRRAGRFLAEGPQAVREAVRCTPWLVRDVYLTPEAVERHPEIAEDASGLHVHLASPAVLDAMSADAQGVLAVVDLPADAVPAGRLTGPLAAAALPEVLAGRPRLVAVLARVRDPGNAGTVIRVADAAGADAVVIAGDSVEATNPKVVRSTAGSLFHLPVVSGVPVAEAVAAVRGAGLTVLAADGAGDLDLDDLQDAAARAGGAAPVDPAAAAAPDREPDLRAATAWLFGNEAWGLPAADRDLADAVVRVPLRGRAESLNLGTAAAVCLYASSRAHR
- the thpR gene encoding RNA 2',3'-cyclic phosphodiesterase, giving the protein MRVFAGLWPTPEVRRHLASALVTAVGVDAEGAPGRAGPEGVRWTAAENWHVTLAFYGDVGESVAELLAGELAAVAAGTSPFGLSLTGAGVFAHRTLWAGVGGEVEAVHSLVAGCRESGEAVGARQDDRVRSRPHVTLGRAVPPRGPRRRVRTAGPDPADLLVHALAVYRGPAWPVRDLVLAESRPGEGRAGGPLYVPLGSWALGG